One Methylocaldum marinum DNA window includes the following coding sequences:
- a CDS encoding LysR family transcriptional regulator, with the protein MHFDLRDLELFVAVAEAGSIAKAAEHCHTVASAVSKRLSDLEGRYGTAFLARSSKGVAPTPAGLALLARARAVLYQAGQLDRELRGYSAGIRGQVRVFANISAIVEFLPAALASFLSAHPEIRVHLEEHVSGVVARAVAENLADLGIVSDIAGADGLIMIPFREDELVLIVQPGHPLASRERVDFREALGSDLVGLHSDSALHYRLLRAAADAGRPLNLKIQVTSFDAVCAMVAAGLGIGVVPRAATTPYTASLGLVPVGLNDDWAKRRLHLCVRSLEALSAAARLLLDHLAGATA; encoded by the coding sequence ATGCATTTCGATCTGCGCGATCTCGAACTATTCGTCGCCGTGGCCGAGGCCGGCAGCATCGCCAAGGCGGCGGAGCACTGCCATACCGTGGCCTCGGCCGTCAGCAAGCGGCTATCCGATCTCGAAGGGCGGTACGGGACGGCCTTCCTGGCGCGGAGCAGCAAAGGCGTGGCGCCGACCCCGGCAGGTCTTGCCCTGCTCGCGCGCGCCCGTGCCGTCCTGTATCAGGCCGGGCAGCTGGACCGGGAGCTGCGCGGCTATTCGGCGGGAATCCGGGGACAGGTGCGGGTATTCGCGAACATCTCGGCGATCGTGGAATTCCTGCCCGCGGCGCTCGCCTCGTTTCTGTCGGCCCATCCGGAGATTCGGGTACACCTCGAGGAGCACGTGAGCGGCGTCGTTGCCCGGGCCGTCGCCGAAAATCTCGCCGATTTGGGTATCGTGAGCGATATCGCCGGCGCGGACGGACTCATCATGATCCCGTTCCGCGAAGACGAGCTGGTCCTGATCGTTCAGCCGGGCCATCCGCTGGCTTCGCGCGAGCGCGTCGATTTCCGCGAGGCGCTGGGCTCGGATCTGGTCGGGCTCCACAGCGACAGCGCCTTGCACTACCGGCTGCTCCGCGCCGCCGCCGATGCCGGACGGCCGCTCAATCTCAAGATACAGGTCACCAGCTTCGACGCCGTTTGCGCCATGGTGGCGGCGGGGCTCGGCATCGGCGTGGTGCCGCGCGCCGCCACCACGCCTTATACCGCGTCGCTGGGACTGGTTCCGGTGGGGCTGAACGATGACTGGGCCAAGCGCCGGCTTCATCTGTGCGTCCGTTCGCTGGAGGCATTGTCCGCCGCGGCCAGGTTGCTGCTGGATCATCTCGCCGGAGCAACGGCTTAG
- a CDS encoding methyltransferase domain-containing protein, whose product MYRWNPEDYSRHSAGQERWARELLRGLNLHPDDRVLDIGCGDGRITAELAQRVPLGRVVGIDLSADMIGFAASRFPAAEYPNLEFRGADARTLPFDAEFTVVYSNAALHWVRDHGPVLAGIARALKPGGRCRMEMGGRGSAAALIAAFERVLGEAAWRDDFQRFEWTFGFHDAESYRRWLGEAGLNPERVQLIDKDMVHADREAFVGWLRTAWHPYTSPVPAERRGLFIDAVAERYLAGNPPDAAGCIHVAMVRLQVEAKR is encoded by the coding sequence ATGTATCGCTGGAATCCGGAAGATTATTCCCGCCACTCGGCCGGTCAGGAACGGTGGGCGCGCGAGCTGTTGAGGGGGCTGAACCTGCACCCGGATGACCGGGTGCTGGACATCGGCTGCGGTGACGGCCGCATCACGGCGGAACTGGCGCAGCGGGTGCCGTTGGGCCGCGTGGTCGGCATCGATCTTTCGGCAGACATGATCGGCTTCGCGGCCAGCCGGTTTCCGGCAGCGGAGTACCCGAATCTCGAATTCCGCGGGGCGGATGCCCGGACACTGCCTTTCGATGCGGAATTCACCGTGGTCTATTCCAATGCCGCCCTGCATTGGGTGCGGGATCACGGCCCGGTATTGGCCGGCATCGCCCGTGCGTTGAAGCCGGGCGGCCGCTGCCGGATGGAGATGGGCGGTCGGGGCTCCGCCGCCGCGCTGATCGCGGCGTTCGAGCGGGTCCTGGGAGAAGCCGCGTGGCGGGACGATTTCCAACGCTTTGAGTGGACTTTCGGTTTTCACGATGCCGAGAGCTATCGCCGCTGGCTGGGGGAGGCGGGACTGAACCCCGAGCGCGTTCAATTGATCGACAAGGACATGGTGCACGCCGATCGCGAAGCTTTCGTCGGCTGGCTGCGCACGGCCTGGCATCCCTACACGTCGCCAGTCCCGGCGGAACGGCGAGGCCTCTTTATCGATGCCGTGGCCGAGCGCTATCTCGCCGGGAATCCGCCCGACGCGGCGGGATGTATCCATGTCGCCATGGTGCGGCTCCAGGTCGAGGCGAAACGGTGA
- a CDS encoding TonB-dependent receptor: MIDGLLASLDGHPTARMSFGPAGRFRHRKAGAARPSLPSCRPGGIAHIRLIALGLWAISRPAAAGSDEATWMDTIQITASRAPLGSFDVPTAVTSVSSAEIERQVPQIVPDLLRGQTGVYVQETTPGQGIPIVRGLKGSEVLYLVDGMRLSNAIFRNAPNQYMALLDPFNVDRIEVVRGASSTLYGGDAMGGVVQVFTPVPRFSGSAWQSRTVFNNSYGSAENAYQTHLTMSGGRDDLAVTGSFGYQNFGDRIAGGGDRQRHTGFESWAGNAKLLYHPGDAHELLFDMQFFSQPETPRYDELVPGYGQTEPSSAVFSFEPNERLFFHGRYRYSRATALFDALEFHVAHQRITDDRRTRDYGSSREARERNASLLTGITAQATLEQDSLGKLVYGLEFYHDEVASSRVDTDIGTGTSSTATSRFPDGSTMDSVAVYGHETLYLGERLQLQFGSRYSHYHTVLEAADRGVGAKLDHHDVTGNVGLSYALLDELKFVANFGRGFRPPNIFDLGTLGPRPGNRYNIANPDLKPETILTWDFGFKFQNPWLQAEAIGYVSDFRDKITSVLTGETTSDGRNVIQNRNINRVELHGAEVGARYRLDDRLALYGSLNYTFGEETFGDGDALPADRIPPLNGRFGVYFRPWPAVWVETFCRFADRQNHLSGRDLDDPRINPNGTPGWATLNLRAGWQPNRHWALQLDLENMLDKNYREHGSGVDARGVNLIASVRLAL, encoded by the coding sequence ATGATTGACGGGCTCTTGGCATCCTTGGATGGACATCCGACGGCTCGGATGTCTTTCGGCCCGGCCGGCCGATTCCGGCACAGGAAGGCCGGTGCGGCCCGGCCGTCGCTGCCGTCCTGCCGGCCGGGCGGGATCGCCCATATCCGGCTGATCGCCCTGGGACTGTGGGCGATCAGCCGGCCGGCGGCGGCCGGCTCGGACGAGGCGACATGGATGGATACGATTCAAATTACTGCGAGCCGGGCGCCGCTCGGCAGCTTCGACGTGCCGACCGCGGTCACTTCGGTGAGTTCTGCCGAAATCGAACGGCAAGTGCCGCAGATCGTTCCGGATCTCCTGCGCGGGCAAACCGGCGTGTACGTGCAGGAGACCACGCCCGGCCAGGGCATTCCCATCGTGCGCGGACTGAAAGGGTCGGAAGTGCTCTACCTGGTGGACGGCATGCGGCTCAGCAATGCCATATTCCGCAATGCGCCGAATCAGTACATGGCCCTGCTGGATCCCTTCAACGTCGACCGGATCGAGGTGGTACGCGGCGCGTCTTCGACGCTTTACGGCGGGGATGCGATGGGCGGCGTCGTCCAGGTCTTCACGCCGGTTCCCCGGTTTTCCGGTTCCGCCTGGCAGTCGCGGACCGTTTTCAACAACAGCTATGGCAGTGCCGAAAACGCCTATCAAACCCATCTGACCATGAGTGGCGGCCGCGACGATCTGGCCGTGACCGGCAGCTTCGGCTATCAGAATTTCGGCGACCGGATCGCCGGCGGAGGCGACCGGCAGCGCCACACGGGCTTCGAGTCCTGGGCCGGTAATGCCAAGCTGCTCTATCATCCCGGCGATGCCCACGAACTGCTGTTCGACATGCAGTTCTTCAGCCAGCCGGAAACACCGCGCTACGACGAGTTGGTGCCCGGATACGGACAGACCGAACCGAGCTCGGCGGTGTTCTCTTTCGAGCCCAACGAGCGCCTGTTCTTCCATGGCCGGTATCGTTACAGCCGTGCCACCGCACTGTTCGACGCGCTGGAGTTTCACGTCGCCCACCAGCGGATTACCGACGACCGGCGCACGCGCGATTACGGTTCCAGCCGCGAAGCCAGGGAGCGCAACGCCAGCCTGCTGACCGGGATCACCGCGCAGGCGACGCTGGAGCAGGATAGTCTCGGGAAGCTGGTCTACGGCTTGGAGTTCTATCACGATGAAGTCGCCAGCAGCCGTGTCGATACCGATATCGGCACCGGCACGAGCTCGACCGCGACCAGCCGTTTTCCCGACGGCTCGACGATGGACTCGGTGGCCGTGTACGGCCATGAAACCCTGTACCTGGGCGAGCGCCTGCAATTACAGTTCGGCAGCCGCTACAGCCATTATCACACGGTGCTGGAAGCGGCCGACCGCGGCGTGGGCGCCAAGCTGGACCATCACGACGTGACCGGGAACGTCGGTCTGTCTTATGCCCTGCTGGACGAACTCAAGTTCGTCGCCAATTTCGGCCGCGGCTTCCGTCCGCCGAACATCTTCGACCTGGGCACGCTAGGACCCCGGCCGGGCAACCGTTACAACATCGCCAATCCGGACCTGAAACCGGAAACCATCCTGACCTGGGATTTCGGGTTCAAATTCCAGAATCCATGGTTACAGGCGGAAGCCATCGGTTACGTCTCGGATTTCCGCGACAAGATCACCAGTGTGCTGACCGGGGAAACCACCTCGGATGGCCGAAACGTCATACAGAACCGAAACATCAACCGGGTCGAGCTGCACGGCGCCGAAGTCGGCGCCCGCTATCGGCTCGACGACCGGCTGGCGCTCTACGGCAGTTTGAATTACACCTTCGGCGAAGAAACCTTCGGCGACGGCGATGCGCTGCCGGCCGACCGGATTCCGCCATTGAACGGCCGGTTCGGGGTCTATTTCCGACCCTGGCCCGCCGTCTGGGTCGAGACTTTCTGCCGCTTCGCCGACCGGCAGAATCATCTCAGCGGCCGCGACTTGGACGATCCCAGAATCAATCCGAACGGCACCCCCGGCTGGGCAACCCTGAACTTGCGCGCCGGCTGGCAGCCGAATCGGCACTGGGCGCTGCAACTGGACCTGGAGAACATGCTGGACAAGAACTACCGGGAACACGGCTCCGGGGTGGATGCGCGGGGTGTCAATCTGATAGCCAGCGTGCGCCTGGCGTTATGA
- a CDS encoding YncE family protein produces the protein MTRSEKTTISRYSRLWGLVWMAFAAPVLAESSFTAFESGQVRPLALSPDGTTLFALNTPDNRLEIFQVGGQSLKPVGSVPVGLEPVALAVRNSQEVWVVNHLSDSVSVVHIDGNGSGRVTRTLLVGDEPHDIVFAGPDKSRAFITTAHRGQNTGRDPQLTTPGVGRADVWVFDADQLGNTLAGVPLTVLTLFTDTPRALAVTPDGSTVYAAGFYTGNGTMTLNDAVVERGIAPPFTRVYPGPTTNYAGEPQPKVGLIVKYDGSHWVDELGQQWDDMVPFSLPDRDVFTIDANANPPAAKADGDFRGVGTTLFNMVVNPANGKVYVSNLEAMNHNRFEGEGIYSNGQTVRGHLAESRITVLGPQQSVTPRHLNKHIDYSRCCAPIPNPENEKSVAFPLDMAITRDGKTLYVAAFGTSEVARYDTRELEEDRFVPDSAAQIHVTGGGPSGLALDEERGLLYVLTRFDNSISIINTATGREIKHVAMFNPEPKHIVEGRRFLYDAAYTSSHGDSACASCHIFGDMDTLAWDLGDPDGDEGENPGPFRTPPQLGAIILGHETNEHYRPMKGPMTTQSLRGLDNHGPLHWRGDRTGGNDANALPNSGPSVQPNGGIFDEDKAFRKFNVAFPGLVGRHEMLPADEMQKFTDFILELTYPPNPIRNLDNSLTPEQQAGRDFYFKAEPSDSFFACNGCHVLDRDGNAEFAEVKKPGFFGTDGHSSFDRTNQFFKVPHLRNMYQKVGMFGMAPQSNSTESTFFLPRANVGDMGPQIRGFGFGPDGGVDTLFRFLSAQTFARSLFADETDPSDTRTPVEKALAGVNVGNPGGFDFGAAGITERRNVEAFLLAFDSNLFPIVGQQVTLNQSNAELAASRIDLLVAQAEANACDLVAKNRYTGFLYLGNGQFQPSSQDMPALSDGELRASAAQPGGDLTYTCVPPGSGLRIGIDRDKDGVLDNDETAAGDLDGDGDVDGDDLNLLLPAKNTVAVIGDSKDLDHDGKVTAQDARKLISLCSRTRCATDD, from the coding sequence ATGACCAGGTCAGAGAAAACAACAATCAGCCGCTATAGCCGGCTTTGGGGATTAGTATGGATGGCGTTCGCGGCGCCGGTCCTTGCGGAGTCTTCCTTTACCGCGTTCGAAAGCGGCCAGGTTCGGCCGCTGGCTTTGTCGCCGGACGGCACCACGCTGTTCGCTCTCAACACCCCGGATAACCGGCTGGAAATCTTTCAGGTCGGCGGTCAAAGTCTCAAACCGGTCGGTTCGGTTCCGGTAGGGCTGGAGCCGGTCGCTTTGGCGGTGCGCAACAGCCAGGAAGTCTGGGTGGTAAACCATTTGTCGGACAGCGTCAGTGTCGTCCATATCGACGGCAACGGCAGCGGACGAGTGACCCGCACCTTGCTGGTCGGCGACGAGCCGCACGATATCGTGTTCGCCGGCCCGGACAAGTCCAGGGCCTTCATCACGACCGCGCATCGAGGACAGAACACCGGCAGAGATCCGCAGCTAACCACGCCGGGCGTCGGCCGCGCCGACGTCTGGGTATTCGATGCCGATCAATTGGGCAATACGCTGGCCGGCGTACCGCTGACGGTGCTGACCCTGTTTACCGACACCCCGCGCGCGCTGGCCGTAACACCGGACGGCTCTACCGTCTACGCCGCCGGGTTCTATACCGGCAACGGCACGATGACGCTCAACGACGCTGTTGTCGAACGCGGCATCGCTCCGCCTTTCACCCGGGTCTATCCGGGACCGACGACGAATTATGCGGGCGAACCGCAACCGAAGGTCGGCCTGATCGTCAAATACGACGGCAGCCACTGGGTCGACGAACTCGGGCAGCAATGGGACGACATGGTGCCGTTTTCCCTGCCGGACCGCGACGTGTTCACCATCGACGCCAACGCCAACCCGCCGGCGGCAAAAGCCGACGGTGACTTCCGCGGCGTCGGTACCACGCTCTTCAACATGGTCGTCAATCCCGCCAACGGCAAAGTCTATGTTTCCAACCTGGAGGCCATGAACCACAATCGGTTCGAGGGCGAAGGCATATACAGCAACGGCCAGACCGTCCGAGGCCATTTGGCCGAAAGCCGGATTACCGTGCTGGGCCCTCAGCAGTCGGTGACGCCGCGCCATCTTAACAAACACATCGATTACAGCCGCTGCTGCGCGCCGATTCCCAACCCGGAAAACGAGAAAAGCGTCGCGTTTCCCCTGGACATGGCTATCACCCGGGACGGCAAGACCCTTTATGTGGCCGCATTCGGCACCAGCGAGGTGGCCCGATACGACACCCGGGAGCTGGAGGAAGACCGGTTCGTGCCGGACAGTGCCGCGCAGATACACGTGACCGGCGGCGGACCGAGCGGGCTGGCCCTGGACGAAGAACGGGGACTGCTGTACGTGCTGACACGCTTTGACAATTCGATTTCCATCATCAACACGGCGACCGGACGCGAAATCAAGCATGTCGCGATGTTCAATCCGGAACCCAAGCACATCGTCGAGGGCCGCCGGTTTCTTTACGACGCCGCTTACACGTCCAGCCACGGCGACTCGGCCTGCGCCAGTTGTCATATCTTCGGTGACATGGACACCTTGGCCTGGGATCTGGGCGATCCCGACGGCGACGAAGGCGAGAATCCCGGGCCGTTTCGTACCCCTCCCCAACTCGGGGCGATCATCCTGGGACATGAAACCAATGAGCATTACCGGCCGATGAAAGGGCCGATGACCACGCAAAGCTTGCGCGGCCTGGATAATCACGGTCCGCTGCACTGGCGCGGCGACCGCACCGGCGGCAACGATGCCAATGCCTTGCCCAATTCCGGACCCAGCGTGCAGCCCAACGGCGGAATATTCGACGAAGACAAGGCGTTCCGGAAATTCAATGTCGCATTTCCCGGTTTGGTGGGACGGCATGAAATGCTGCCGGCCGACGAGATGCAGAAGTTTACCGACTTCATTCTGGAATTGACCTACCCGCCCAATCCCATCCGCAACCTGGACAATTCGTTAACGCCGGAGCAGCAGGCGGGCCGCGACTTCTATTTCAAGGCCGAGCCCTCCGACAGCTTTTTTGCCTGCAACGGCTGCCATGTTCTGGACCGAGACGGCAACGCCGAGTTCGCCGAGGTCAAAAAGCCCGGATTCTTCGGTACCGACGGCCATTCGAGCTTCGACCGCACGAATCAGTTCTTCAAGGTTCCGCACCTGCGCAACATGTACCAGAAAGTGGGTATGTTCGGCATGGCGCCCCAGTCGAATTCCACGGAATCCACCTTCTTCCTGCCCAGAGCCAATGTCGGCGATATGGGACCGCAGATCCGGGGCTTCGGTTTCGGCCCCGACGGCGGCGTCGATACCCTGTTCCGCTTCCTGAGCGCACAAACATTCGCGCGGTCGCTCTTCGCGGACGAAACCGACCCGTCCGACACCCGCACTCCCGTCGAAAAAGCGCTGGCCGGAGTCAATGTCGGCAATCCGGGCGGATTCGATTTCGGCGCGGCCGGCATCACCGAAAGACGCAACGTGGAAGCCTTCCTGCTGGCGTTCGACAGCAACTTGTTCCCCATCGTCGGCCAGCAGGTCACGCTAAACCAGAGCAATGCCGAGCTTGCGGCGTCCCGGATCGACTTGCTGGTCGCGCAAGCCGAAGCGAACGCCTGCGATTTGGTGGCGAAGAATCGGTACACCGGCTTTTTGTATCTGGGCAACGGCCAGTTCCAGCCGTCCAGCCAGGACATGCCCGCGCTGTCCGATGGCGAACTACGGGCCAGTGCCGCGCAGCCCGGAGGCGACCTGACCTACACCTGCGTACCGCCGGGTTCGGGCCTTAGGATCGGTATCGACCGGGACAAAGACGGCGTGCTCGACAATGACGAAACGGCAGCCGGCGATCTGGACGGGGACGGCGATGTCGACGGAGACGATCTGAATCTGTTGCTGCCCGCCAAAAACACGGTCGCCGTTATCGGCGATTCCAAGGACCTCGATCACGATGGCAAAGTGACCGCTCAGGACGCCCGAAAACTGATATCGCTGTGTTCCCGGACGCGATGTGCGACTGATGATTGA
- a CDS encoding sialidase family protein: MTRAADSRNSLPERHATLYAGWLLALGCADAAAVQYSEGPYTSIQVNVDAAGRNIPGDAANETTIAINPVNPANIVIGWRQFNTVTSPDVQGGWAYTNDGGANWHFPGTLPSLEGQLRTDPVLDVDSAGNFYYQSLAHGSVKGTSVFKSEDGGKSWQAPVHMFDGDKNWMIVDRTGGASDGHIYSTWRDDPKGNNFIRSTNAGATFDAPLKIPVEFGFGTLAVGPNGELFVVGRNELDEYVDEVPSRSTFHPYFFFKSENARDASATPSFSVQALNMGGAAATFHGGRNPNKFGTNGDAQVAVDRSKGPMRGNVYVLANLDPPGEDNLDIHFIRSGDGGKTWSEPVRVNDDKPSADHWQWFAMMGVADNSRIDAAWYDTRDSGNYKVSRLYYAYSWDGGVTWSKNRPVSPPFDTHVGLPARSSKIGDYTHLRSDRHGAHIAYAATFNGEQDVYYLNVFPDCNGNGTSDVRDIESGKASDANANHIPDACETNRLAGDLDGDGDVDRRDIDLLLSARNQPASGPDDPRDIDGNGTIDMLDARKLTLSCTRPRCATE; the protein is encoded by the coding sequence ATGACACGGGCGGCCGATTCGCGCAATTCATTGCCTGAACGGCATGCCACCCTGTACGCCGGGTGGCTGTTGGCGCTCGGCTGCGCCGACGCCGCGGCCGTTCAATATTCCGAGGGTCCCTACACCAGCATCCAGGTCAATGTGGACGCGGCCGGACGCAACATCCCCGGCGATGCGGCCAACGAAACCACCATCGCGATCAATCCGGTGAATCCGGCCAATATCGTTATCGGCTGGCGCCAGTTCAATACCGTCACCTCGCCGGACGTGCAGGGTGGCTGGGCCTACACCAACGACGGCGGCGCGAACTGGCATTTTCCCGGCACCTTGCCGTCGCTGGAAGGCCAGCTGCGGACCGATCCGGTGTTGGATGTCGATTCGGCAGGGAATTTTTACTACCAATCGCTGGCCCACGGCAGCGTTAAGGGAACCTCGGTCTTCAAGTCGGAAGACGGCGGCAAGTCCTGGCAGGCACCGGTGCATATGTTCGACGGCGACAAGAACTGGATGATCGTCGACAGGACCGGCGGCGCCAGCGACGGCCATATCTACAGCACGTGGCGGGACGATCCGAAGGGCAACAACTTCATCCGCTCGACCAATGCCGGCGCCACTTTCGATGCACCGTTGAAGATACCCGTCGAGTTCGGATTCGGCACCCTGGCAGTCGGACCCAACGGCGAATTGTTCGTGGTCGGCCGCAACGAACTGGACGAGTACGTGGACGAGGTACCAAGCCGAAGTACCTTCCATCCTTATTTCTTCTTTAAATCGGAAAATGCCCGGGATGCCTCGGCGACCCCGAGCTTTTCGGTGCAAGCCTTGAACATGGGCGGCGCGGCGGCCACGTTTCACGGCGGCCGAAACCCCAACAAATTCGGCACCAACGGCGATGCTCAGGTTGCCGTCGATCGATCCAAGGGTCCGATGCGCGGCAATGTTTATGTCCTGGCCAATCTGGACCCACCGGGCGAGGACAATCTGGACATCCACTTCATCCGCAGCGGCGACGGCGGCAAGACCTGGTCGGAACCGGTCAGGGTCAACGACGACAAGCCTTCAGCCGACCACTGGCAGTGGTTCGCGATGATGGGCGTTGCCGACAATTCGCGTATCGACGCCGCTTGGTACGACACCCGCGACAGCGGCAACTACAAGGTCTCCCGGCTGTATTACGCCTATTCCTGGGACGGCGGCGTCACCTGGAGCAAGAACCGGCCGGTCAGCCCGCCGTTCGACACCCATGTCGGCCTGCCGGCGCGTTCATCCAAGATCGGCGACTACACCCATCTGAGATCGGACCGCCACGGCGCGCATATCGCTTACGCGGCCACTTTCAACGGCGAACAGGACGTCTACTACCTTAACGTATTTCCGGACTGCAACGGAAACGGGACGTCCGACGTGCGGGATATCGAAAGCGGCAAGGCGAGCGACGCCAATGCCAATCACATTCCCGACGCCTGTGAAACGAACCGGCTGGCCGGCGATCTGGACGGCGACGGCGATGTCGACCGCCGCGATATCGACCTGCTCCTCTCCGCCCGGAATCAGCCCGCGTCCGGCCCCGACGATCCCCGCGATATCGACGGGAACGGCACGATCGATATGCTGGATGCCCGCAAGCTGACCTTGTCGTGCACCCGCCCCCGATGCGCGACCGAGTGA
- a CDS encoding VPLPA-CTERM sorting domain-containing protein — protein MTTRPPRSRFGKLLCAYLACLAAASAFLPETAAAATVSGGKLTLNLDRDALAAAIALDATDAPSMYLEEFFDAEASAVRTASQLLEDHLVPGVVEIPATGLEFTVNGPTVNVPFGRRTKPTTMNFDPDDFGGSVNGAIGLSGVSRFRVDTGQEHNRIVSGEYTLEFNAANIDTDTGRSGWTLYNHYSYRSESFNLFNVEMLLDAGTLSLFGDLGLGPGFDHLNGTTHAIVGSFGFQTSVVPVPAAVWLLLSGFAGLGIFGRSRENRA, from the coding sequence ATGACTACACGTCCCCCACGCTCGCGATTTGGCAAACTCCTCTGCGCCTATTTGGCATGTCTGGCCGCGGCATCCGCATTCCTTCCGGAGACGGCGGCTGCCGCCACGGTCTCCGGCGGCAAATTGACCCTGAATCTGGACCGGGACGCGCTGGCTGCCGCCATCGCGCTGGACGCGACCGATGCGCCGTCCATGTATCTGGAAGAGTTTTTCGACGCCGAGGCTTCCGCGGTTCGCACCGCCTCACAGCTTCTGGAAGACCACCTGGTGCCGGGCGTCGTCGAAATTCCGGCCACCGGCCTCGAGTTCACCGTCAATGGCCCCACCGTCAATGTCCCCTTCGGCCGGAGAACCAAGCCGACCACCATGAACTTCGATCCCGACGATTTCGGCGGCAGCGTCAACGGCGCGATCGGCCTTTCCGGCGTCAGCCGCTTCCGGGTGGATACCGGCCAGGAGCACAACCGGATCGTATCGGGCGAATATACGCTGGAGTTCAACGCGGCCAATATCGACACCGACACCGGCCGCTCGGGTTGGACGCTCTATAACCATTATTCCTACCGGTCGGAGTCGTTCAATCTGTTCAATGTGGAGATGCTGCTCGACGCGGGTACGCTGAGCTTGTTCGGCGATCTCGGATTGGGTCCCGGTTTCGATCATTTGAACGGCACGACCCACGCGATAGTCGGCAGTTTCGGTTTTCAAACCAGCGTGGTGCCGGTTCCGGCCGCGGTTTGGCTATTGCTTTCCGGATTTGCCGGTCTGGGAATATTCGGCCGGAGCAGGGAGAACCGCGCATGA
- a CDS encoding long-chain-fatty-acid--CoA ligase, whose amino-acid sequence MDSSDFQTLADMCIRQAEVLPDACAFIFDDGRKTFRQLDLASNQVGRGLIEAGIKAGSRVAIIGQDTVAHYEVLFGCAKVKAVLVNLNWRLSSREILYILNDSEAEVLFVAQAFFPLIESLVSQLASVRMIVALKGAHPNWPDYAEWKTAQPDILPVFDYSADDAAVQIYTSGTTGQPKGVQLANYGFFRLMQGMRAGGDPWMSLNAADTVLLSLPQFHIGGLWWAVQAYAAGAAGVIVDTFVGWRVLQLIEQHRITKVAMVPSMIQLVLEEPSCAETDLSSVKALLYGGSPISAPLMRRAMETFACDFFQIYGMTETGNMAVCLRPADHCPEGSPRMKSAGRPLPGVEVKIVDGHGRLLPAMRSGEICIKSPANMLGYWKNESATAQTLNSGWVRTGDVGYMDEDGYIYVCDRIKDMIIYAGENLFPAEIEAVLSEHEAVAEVAVIGIPDPKWGEIVKAFVVPRQPGALEQRELIDFARSRMADFKVPKSITFVDALPRNPSGKVLKRLLRAPFWQDQDRQVS is encoded by the coding sequence ATGGATTCGAGCGATTTTCAGACCCTTGCCGATATGTGCATCCGACAAGCCGAGGTTTTGCCGGATGCTTGCGCCTTTATTTTCGACGACGGCCGAAAAACGTTTCGGCAACTCGATTTAGCCAGTAATCAAGTCGGCCGTGGATTGATCGAGGCAGGTATCAAGGCCGGCTCGAGGGTTGCGATAATCGGTCAGGATACCGTGGCCCACTATGAGGTTTTGTTCGGCTGCGCCAAGGTCAAGGCGGTATTGGTAAACCTGAATTGGCGGCTCTCTTCGCGAGAGATACTTTATATATTGAACGACAGCGAAGCCGAAGTGCTGTTCGTGGCGCAGGCCTTTTTCCCGCTGATCGAATCCCTGGTTTCGCAATTGGCGAGCGTCCGGATGATTGTCGCGCTAAAAGGTGCGCATCCGAATTGGCCGGATTACGCGGAGTGGAAAACCGCGCAGCCGGATATCCTGCCCGTTTTTGATTATTCTGCCGACGATGCCGCCGTGCAAATCTACACCAGCGGCACCACGGGCCAGCCGAAAGGCGTGCAACTCGCGAACTACGGTTTTTTTCGGCTGATGCAGGGCATGCGGGCGGGCGGCGATCCGTGGATGTCGCTGAATGCTGCCGATACCGTGTTGCTGTCCCTGCCGCAATTTCACATCGGCGGGCTCTGGTGGGCCGTGCAGGCTTATGCCGCGGGCGCCGCCGGCGTCATCGTCGATACCTTCGTCGGATGGCGGGTCTTGCAGCTCATCGAGCAGCACCGGATTACCAAGGTGGCGATGGTTCCGTCGATGATCCAGCTGGTGCTGGAGGAGCCTTCCTGCGCCGAGACCGATTTATCGTCGGTAAAGGCGCTGCTTTACGGCGGCTCACCGATCTCCGCGCCGCTGATGCGCAGGGCCATGGAAACCTTCGCTTGCGACTTCTTCCAGATCTACGGCATGACCGAGACCGGCAATATGGCGGTCTGTCTACGCCCTGCCGATCATTGCCCGGAGGGCAGTCCGAGAATGAAATCCGCCGGCAGACCCCTGCCCGGCGTCGAAGTCAAGATCGTCGACGGGCACGGCCGACTCTTGCCGGCAATGCGCAGCGGCGAGATTTGCATCAAATCGCCGGCCAATATGCTCGGATATTGGAAAAACGAATCCGCCACCGCGCAAACGCTGAACAGCGGTTGGGTGCGTACCGGCGATGTGGGCTACATGGATGAGGATGGCTACATCTATGTCTGCGACAGAATCAAGGACATGATCATCTACGCGGGAGAGAACCTGTTTCCCGCCGAGATCGAAGCCGTACTGAGCGAGCATGAGGCGGTTGCCGAAGTCGCCGTCATTGGAATCCCCGACCCGAAATGGGGGGAAATCGTAAAAGCCTTCGTCGTACCCCGGCAGCCCGGCGCGCTCGAGCAACGCGAGTTGATCGATTTCGCCAGAAGCCGAATGGCGGATTTTAAGGTGCCCAAGTCCATAACGTTTGTCGATGCCTTGCCGCGAAATCCGAGCGGCAAAGTTCTTAAACGCCTGTTGAGAGCGCCGTTCTGGCAAGACCAAGACAGACAAGTCAGTTAA